The following proteins come from a genomic window of Gimesia chilikensis:
- a CDS encoding DUF1501 domain-containing protein: MDEFQMNRRQALIASGLGTLSLGMPGVVMGSDKLDAAGNAVAAEKSCIFILLCGGPSHIDTWDMKPEAPLDYRGPYMPIETKVPGMRINEMHTELAKVTDQFTLINSMSHPGAISNHFDAMHNLLSGQSEKRVQQGAANEQPYLGSFVAKFKPSKRNFVSNAWLIKCVGPPVFCAPNIGIGGYLGSAYAPVFVGSANNHPAMKDFKPPEIYNPYDEQRFEERKTLLRGLESKRLDKDQKVKDWSDLREKTYDALTRAEGRRAFNMHEEPDKVREQYGMHPLGQNLLLARRMVESGVRFVTVNGWAGQADHDKQGPPSSSWDMHGGNMGMGNAFGNGSYGMGFCLPRLDQALAALLTDLKERGMLDNTLVVVTGEFGRTPYVLKQDPPGRQHWPKCFSSILAGAGIKGGNVYGKTNKYGEYPTHKPVRPEELAATIYHALDIPINNPQDPTGLLRTLTTGKPIMELFG, encoded by the coding sequence ATGGATGAATTCCAGATGAACCGTCGGCAGGCCCTGATTGCGAGTGGCCTGGGCACACTGAGTCTCGGCATGCCGGGCGTTGTGATGGGGAGTGACAAACTGGACGCCGCGGGAAATGCTGTCGCGGCGGAGAAGTCGTGTATCTTCATCCTGCTGTGTGGTGGACCGAGCCACATCGATACCTGGGATATGAAGCCGGAAGCTCCCCTCGATTATCGCGGGCCTTATATGCCCATCGAAACCAAAGTGCCGGGCATGCGGATCAACGAGATGCACACCGAGCTGGCGAAAGTGACCGACCAGTTCACCCTGATTAATTCGATGTCGCATCCGGGCGCGATCAGCAATCATTTTGACGCGATGCACAACCTGCTCAGTGGGCAGTCGGAAAAACGGGTGCAACAGGGAGCCGCGAACGAGCAGCCTTACCTCGGTTCCTTCGTCGCCAAGTTCAAGCCGAGCAAACGGAACTTCGTTTCCAATGCATGGCTCATCAAATGCGTGGGACCACCTGTTTTCTGTGCGCCGAATATCGGCATCGGTGGTTACCTGGGTTCGGCTTATGCCCCGGTGTTCGTCGGTTCGGCGAACAATCATCCGGCGATGAAAGACTTCAAGCCGCCCGAAATTTACAATCCGTATGACGAGCAGCGGTTTGAGGAGCGGAAGACACTGCTCCGCGGCCTGGAATCGAAGCGACTCGACAAGGATCAGAAAGTCAAAGACTGGTCGGATCTGAGAGAGAAGACCTACGATGCGTTAACGCGGGCCGAGGGCCGACGTGCGTTTAACATGCATGAGGAACCGGACAAAGTTCGCGAGCAGTACGGCATGCATCCCCTGGGACAGAACCTGCTGCTGGCCCGTCGGATGGTGGAATCGGGGGTCCGGTTCGTCACCGTTAACGGCTGGGCCGGTCAAGCCGACCATGACAAGCAGGGACCGCCCAGCAGCAGCTGGGACATGCATGGCGGAAACATGGGCATGGGGAATGCGTTCGGCAACGGTTCCTACGGCATGGGCTTCTGTCTGCCCCGACTGGACCAGGCGCTCGCCGCGTTGCTCACGGACCTCAAGGAACGGGGCATGCTGGATAACACGCTGGTCGTTGTCACTGGTGAGTTCGGCCGTACGCCCTACGTATTGAAACAGGATCCCCCAGGACGCCAGCACTGGCCGAAGTGCTTCTCCTCAATTCTGGCAGGCGCTGGTATTAAAGGGGGCAATGTCTATGGAAAGACAAACAAGTATGGAGAATATCCCACCCACAAACCGGTCCGCCCCGAAGAACTCGCGGCGACGATCTATCACGCCCTGGACATCCCGATCAACAACCCACAGGATCCGACAGGGCTGTTGCGGACCCTGACCACAGGGAAGCCGATCATGGAACTGTTCGGGTAA